The Fusarium musae strain F31 chromosome 10, whole genome shotgun sequence genome window below encodes:
- a CDS encoding hypothetical protein (EggNog:ENOG41) gives MTQRLKLNSSNLSSIASQQGDLKVKVPSYDRKSLKEGIVHVGVGGFHRAHLAVYVDNLLEKHGERDWAICGIGLRPNDAAMRDVLNAQDHLYTVIERSAKGSFADVVGSINSFIFAPDDREAVIAKMAHPDTRIVSLTITESGYYYNENTHQLKDEHPDIQHDLKPENDNAPISTFGFLYAALARRHAEGRKPFTVLSCDNMQKNGTITRNMLTSFAKLRNPELAKWIDEEGAFPNAMVDRITPSTSENDIKSLAENFGIEDAWPVVTEPFMQWVVEDKFADGRPPFEKVGVQVVHDVHDVEQFEKHKLRLLNASHSAMAYPGQLAGFKYVHEVMEHPIYRKFVWQMMQEEVKPLLPEIPGVDIDQYCNTLMERFSNPTIMDQIPRVALNASGKIPQFIMPSIAENIWVTGPFRRLCFVAGAWFIYIKGVDDKGNTFEVDDPMREKLQALAKEGGKDPRSILSVRELFGDDLRGDQRFLDEVTKAMELITKDGVMETIPKYVN, from the coding sequence ATGACACAACGCCTAaagctcaacagcagcaacctctCCTCTATTGCGTCACAGCAGGGAGACCTAAAGGTCAAGGTCCCCTCCTACGACCGCAAGTCCCTCAAGGAGGGCATCGTCCACGTCGGAGTTGGTGGTTTCCACAGAGCGCATTTGGCCGTCTACGTAGACAATCTGCTCGAGAAGCACGGTGAGCGCGATTGGGCCATCTGCGGTATCGGCCTGCGACCCAACGATGCCGCCATGCGCGATGTCCTCAACGCCCAAGACCATCTCTACACAGTCATTGAGCGCTCTGCAAAGGGCAGCTTCGCCGATGTCGTCGGCAGCATTAACTCCTTCATTTTCGCCCCCGATGACCGTGAGGCCGTCATCGCAAAGATGGCTCATCCCGACACACGTATTGTTTCTCTCACTATTACTGAGAGTGGCTACTACTACAACGAGAACACCCATCAATTGAAGGACGAACACCCCGACATTCAGCACGATCTCAAGCCCGAGAACGATAACGCCCCCATTAGCACTTTCGGCTTCCTCTACGCTGCTCTGGCTAGACGTCACGCTGAGGGCCGCAAGCCCTTCACCGTCCTGTCATGCGATAACATGCAGAAGAACGGAACCATCACCCGCAACATGCTCACTTCTTTCGCCAAGCTCCGCAACCCTGAGCTTGCCAAGTGGATCGACGAGGAGGGTGCTTTCCCCAATGCCATGGTTGATCGCATCACCCCCAGCACCTCTGAGAACGACATCAAGTCACTCGCCGAGAACTTTGGCATCGAGGATGCTTGGCCCGTTGTCACCGAGCCTTTCATGCAGTGGGTTGTTGAGGACAAATTCGCCGATGGTCGCCCTCCCTTCGAGAAGGTCGGTGTCCAGGTTGTCCATGACGTGCACGACGTCGAGCAGTTTGAGAAGCACAAGCTCCGTCTCCTCAACGCCAGCCACTCCGCCATGGCTTACCCCGGACAGCTTGCTGGCTTCAAGTACGTCCACGAGGTCATGGAGCACCCCATCTACCGCAAGTTTGTCTGGCAGATGATGCAGGAGGAGGTCAAGCCCCTTCTTCCCGAGATCCCCGGCGTCGACATCGACCAGTACTGCAACACCCTCATGGAGCGATTCTCCAACCCCACCATCATGGATCAGATTCCCCGTGTCGCTCTGAACGCCTCCGGCAAGATCCCTCAGTTCATCATGCCCTCTATCGCCGAGAACATCTGGGTTACTGGCCCCTTCCGCCGCTTGTGTTTCGTCGCTGGTGCCTGGTTCATCTACATCAAGGGAGTCGATGACAAGGGCAACACCTTCGAGGTTGACGATCCCATGCGCGagaagcttcaagctctggCCAAGGAGGGCGGCAAGGATCCCCGCTCTATTCTCAGCGTCCGAGAGCTGTTTGGTGACGATTTGCGAGGCGACCAGCGCTTCCTGGACGAGGTGACCAAGGCCATGGAGCTCATCACCAAGGATGGTGTGATGGAGACCATCCCCAAGTATGTCAACTAA
- a CDS encoding hypothetical protein (EggNog:ENOG41), with protein sequence MNPQAVESPLSQSATFLVLSATDNPDANKTIRSTLSSIADITKNISIRHQTANLSCTVGIGCSAWDRLTKLPRPNELHPFKEFKGSKHTAVSTPGDIFFHIRSERRDMAFEFERQLMDRLGDAVKLEDETVGFRYFDTRDVLGFVDGTANPVGPDVKDTVLITAQDDSAAVGGSYVVVQKYLHDLKAWKTLKTEQQEEIIGRTKLDNIELDDADEGQQQSHKSLATIEDEGGSEHDILRDNMPFGSPAQGEFGTYFIGYSKKLWVIEKMLERMFVGVPPGMHDRILNYSKAVTGSTFFVPSADFLAGLDDD encoded by the coding sequence ATGAACCCTCAGGCAGTGGAATCTCCCTTGTCACAGTCGGCGACATTCCTCGTTCTCTCGGCAACAGACAACCCAGATGCCAACAAAACAATCCGATCAACATTGTCTAGCATTGCAGATATTACCAAGAACATATCAATTCGCCACCAAACCGCTAATCTCTCATGTACTGTTGGCATTGGATGCTCGGCATGGGACCGATTGACCAAACTCCCTCGTCCTAACGAGTTACATCCTTTCAAAGAGTTCAAGGGATCAAAGCATACTGCTGTATCGACCCCAGGTGATATCTTCTTCCATATTCGCTCCGAGAGAAGAGATATGGCATTTGAATTTGAGAGACAACTCATGGATAGACTGGGTGATGCTGTCAAGCTTGAAGACGAGACCGTCGGTTTTAGGTATTTTGACACGCGCGATGTCCTTGGATTTGTCGACGGGACTGCCAATCCAGTCGGCCCCGATGTCAAAGACACGGTGCTTATTACTGCACAAGATGACTCGGCTGCTGTAGGAGGCAGTTATGTCGTGGTACAGAAATATCTTCATGATCTCAAAGCATGGAAAACTCTCAAGACagagcagcaagaagaaatCATTGGGCGCACGAAGCTGGATAATATCGAGCTTGATGATGCGGACGAAGGGCAACAGCAGTCCCATAAGAGTCTTGCTACGATTGAAGACGAGGGAGGAAGCGAGCATGACATTCTACGAGATAACATGCCCTTCGGATCTCCAGCTCAGGGTGAGTTTGGCACATATTTTATCGGGTACTCGAAGAAACTTTGGGTCATCGAGAAGATGCTAGAGCGCATGTTTGTCGGTGTTCCACCTGGGATGCATGATCGGATTCTCAACTATTCCAAGGCAGTTACAGGCTCTACATTCTTTGTACCGTCGGCCGATTTTCTTGCTGGACTTGATGATGATTAG
- a CDS encoding hypothetical protein (EggNog:ENOG41): MSNAGITKNPRPKRKNRPRPLPPDVTARNLAIEKQRRGELKEDFLELARLLPDLANTRRLTKVLIVNKSIEHVRQQRELSIAAASDIQEIVDQNHQLVAEVNALRAQIGGSSMPQAQVKPMTQAMTQLAETKNHVFGTFPAGFGDNWAQEYSQVQHETTREAGFSTDNPYAPPPQPKEVNITPDTMKSSLETTPRSAPVSVYQEPQVNFSLCLNTVAEPSFPFPDLLEVDHSYLDDPLMASSWTHGILHEDSEWVGGLSESDVLSFLTIV; encoded by the exons ATGTCTAATGCCGGAATCACGAAGAATCCACGCCCGAAGCGGAAGAACCGACCTCGGCCTTTGCCGCCCGATGTCACGGCTAGGAACCTGGCTATCGAGAAACAACGCCGAGGTGAACTAAAAGAAGATTTTCTG GAACTGGCACGCCTGCTGCCCGACCTTGCCAATACTCGGCGACTTACAAAGGTTCTCATCGTAAACAAGAGCATAGAGCATGTGCGACAACAGCGCGAACTTTCGATAGCCGCAGCTAGTGACATACAAGAAATTGTCGACCAGAACCATCAGCTTGTCGCTGAGGTAAATGCTCTACGTGCTCAGATTGGAGGATCATCTATGCCTCAAGCCCAGGTCAAGCCCATGACCCAGGCTATGACCCAACTAGCTGAAACAAAGAATCACGTCTTCGGAACATTCCCTGCAGGCTTTGGGGACAACTGGGCACAGGAATACTCCCAAGTCCAGCATGAGACAACCCGTGAAGCGGGCTTCTCGACCGATAATCCTTACGCACCCCCTCCCCAGCCAAAAGAGGTCAATATTACACCAGACACCATGAAAAGCAGCCTAGAAACTACTCCGAGATCTGCACCCGTGTCAGTATACCAGGAACCGCAAGTGAACTTCAGCTTGTGCCTGAATACAGTGGCCGAGCCTAGCTTTCCTTTCCCAGATCTCCTGGAAGTCGACCATTCTTATTTGGATGATCCTTTAATGGCGAGTTCCTGGACACATGGAATCCTTCATGAGGATTCGGAATGGGTTGGTGGTCTCAGTGAAAGCGATGTTTTATCTTTTCTCACAATAGTGTAG
- a CDS encoding hypothetical protein (EggNog:ENOG41) has protein sequence MSKVTWLDKLQEQVKIDIDCMDPAEAKRFLPFEPHDQTSNQRLVYKQMVSPENRELFLKTVEEGKDEGWEIILDRMVPHFIHLVATYSLHHLQSALLCAKNIENIQGRVLLQTSAFHSYDTRKVVAQARSYAREFEKLGISKDRICIKIPCTGPALNASPILLREGIRTLGTSLFSVSQAIAASQAEALSISPYNFPWYHTDRGQWPNAEDPALDHPMSHRIVQIQHIYQRLRQETGKTQPLLKPASFISAREAIAMAELGCDHATIPEDILLQLSLLDAEANPPPGSDSHMKTGSPSSRVAHLANIDPLAGPGWPGLPALDIDYLADNGAALTKAIAADTFTQRGLDTALEAFKANELQSRDAIEEALNQF, from the exons ATGAGTAAAGTCACCTGGCTTGACAAGCTCCAGGAGCAAG tcaAGATCGACATTGACTGCATGGATCCAGCAGAGGCGAAAAGATTTCTGCCTTTCGAACCACATGATCAGACGAGCAATCAGCGCTTGGTCTATAAGCAAATGGTCTCTCCCGAGAACCGGGAACTATTCTTGAAAACTGtcgaagaaggcaaagacgAAGGATGGGAGATAATCCTTGATCGAATGGTACCTCACTTTATCCATCTTGTAGCCACTTACTCACTTCATCATTTACAGAGTGCTCTACTGTGCGCCAAAAACATAGAGAACATCCAGGGGCGAGTGTTGCTTCAAACCTCAGCTTTCCACTCATACGACACAAGAAAAGTTGTGGCCCAGGCTCGATCCTATGCAAGAGAGTTCGAGAAGCTTGGTATCTCGAAAGATCGGATTTGTATCAAGATTCCGTGCACAGGTCCTGCTCTCAACGCCAGTCCGATTCTACTCAGAGAAGGGATCCGCACGCTGGGAACTTCTCTATTTTCTGTCTCTCAGGCCATAGCTGCCAGCCAGGCAGAGGCGTTGTCTATTAGCCCCTACAACT TTCCTTGGTATCATACCGACCGAGGGCAGTGGCCCAATGCTGAAGACCCAGCTCTTGATCATCCTATGTCACACAGAATCGTACAAATCCAGCACATCTACCAGCGCCTTCGACAAGAGACTGGTAAGACGCAGCCACTACTCAAGCCAGCAAG CTTCATATCCGCCCGTGAGGCAATAGCTATGGCCGAGCTCGGCTGTGATCACGCCACTATTCCTGAGGATATCCTCCTTCAACTCTCGCTATTGGATGCCGAAGCAAACCCGCCACCTGGAAGTGATTCTCACATGAAGACCGGTAGCCCGTCGTCACGAGTTGCCCATCTGGCAAATATTGATCCCCTGGCCGGTCCAGGCTGGCCTGGGCTTCCAGCACTCGATATCGACTATCTGGCAGATAACGGGGCCGCACTGACCAAGGCTATCGCTGCTGACACTTTTACTCAGAGGGGGCTTGACACAGCTCTGGAGGCATTCAAGGCGAACGAGTTGCAGAGTCGAGATGCAATCGAAGAAGCTTTAAACCAGTTCTGA
- a CDS encoding hypothetical protein (EggNog:ENOG41) translates to MVYYTFLKWQTSEPNYRYLLTAPDAETINDWWREASTKDPEHVKRLGPDFYSWGSGAQAWDLAPSFLNKIIYTLLNDRDGRIISNFAQPPRVSVLSGDSYYIRSKSSPELYWLEKGGLIYATKQDRTRSTFRLDGERDSDRNRTVIIGKDYISVSAVGGSAQKYVSVNDNGEVVLSGHSCRMCYSDLKNM, encoded by the exons ATGGTCTACTACACTTTCCTCAAATGG CAAACTTCCGAGCCCAACTATCGGTACCTTCTTACAGCCCCTGATGCTGAGACCATCAATGACTGGTGGCGAGAGGCCTCTACCAAGGATCCAGAGCATGTCAAGCGTCTAGGCCCCGACTTCTACTCTTGGGGCAGCGGCGCTCAGGCATGGGACCTGGCTCCTTCATTCTTGAACAAGATCATATACACCTTGCTGAATGATCGAGATGGTCGTATCATCTCCAACTTCGCTCAACCTCCAAGAGTCAGCGTCCTTAGCGGTGATTC TTACTACATTCGGTCCAAGTCTAGCCCAGAGCTATACTGGCTCGAAAAGGGTGGTTTAATCTATGCTACTAAGCAGGATCGCACTCGCTCCACCTTCCGGCTTGACGGAGAGCGTGATAGTGACAGAAACAGGACTGTCATCATCGGCAAGGACTACATCTCTGTTAGTGCAGTCGGAGGATCTGCTCAAAAGTATGTCAGCGTCAACGACAATGGCGAGGTCGTCCTTAGTGGACATAGTTGCCGCATGTGCTACAGTGACTTGAAGAACATGTAA
- a CDS encoding hypothetical protein (EggNog:ENOG41), which yields MNESWKTILALSSFALTSTAEDVLFDTRLMVQQAGLPSVLSNGPGPPPQLDIPNTRPARSIHLSQIVPIQDASGNSRCCPIGTVNNVSGCVFPHSSVCPEGTRLEGNTCISEMPPKYPDAEPRCNPGFTYQDGNCVSLSEAGCPPGFTLKNRLCTSSSKPQCPASFKYEDGSCVDSKPQFCSPGSKLADGNCVGEAPPSCPPGYVINKGVCTHEPKPRCPPGSSFDGTACVSEKPPSCEPGFFNGKVCEDKPSCPPGFNLEGRVCVSESRASCPGGTYIVSDKTSGKSACCYKNFDFNRDTCFKSGRCWISPTEEPSCPTGGKWNGKTCIVQPVPQCRAGQYTNGRCIITESPRCRPGAVFNGENCVLEDRAACPPGSVLSGKKYGSSTPPVCEPGHTLTGN from the exons ATGAATGAATCCTGGAAGACCATCCTCGCGCTCTCCAGCTTTGCGCTAACCAGCACAGCAGAGGACGTTCTGTTCGATACTCGTCTTATGGTACAGCAAGCTGGACTGCCTTCCGTGCTCAGTAATGGCCCTGGCCCGCCTCCCCAGCTTGACATCCCAAACACACGTCCAGCTCGGTCCATCCACCTGAGTCAGATTGTGCCTATCCAAGATGCTTCTGGTAACAGCCGTTGCTGTCCCATTGGAACTGTCAACAATGTTAGTGGCTGTGTTTTCCCTCATTCGTCTGTCTGCCCTGAGGGTACTCGTCTTGAGGGAAATACTTGCATTAGCGAGATGCCACCCAAGTACCCTGATG CCGAACCGCGTTGTAACCCTGGGTTCACATACCAGGACGGCAACTGTGTCTCCCTTTCTGAAGCTGGATGCCCTCCAGGATTCACCCTCAAGAACCGTCTTTGTACTTCAAGCAGCAAGCCTCAGTGCCCTGCCTCTTTCAAGTATGAGGATGGTAGCTGTGTTGATTCTAAGCCGCAGTTTTGCTCTCCCGGTAGTAAGCTCGCCGATGGCAATTGTGTTGGCGAAGCCCCTCCGTCATGCCCTCCCGGCTATGTCATCAACAAGGGAGTATGCACCCACGAGCCAAAGCCGAGATGTCCTCCTGGATCCAGCTTCGATGGCACTGCTTGTGTCTCTGAGAAGCCCCCGTCCTGTGAGCCAGGCTTCTTCAATGGAAAGGTCTGTGAAGACAAGCCGTCTTGCCCTCCTGGATTCAACCTCGAAGGGCGAGTTTGCGTCTCCGAAAGCAGAGCTTCCTGCCCTGGCGGAACCTACATCGTCTCTGATAAGACTAGTGGAAAGTCAGCCTGCTGCTATAAGAACTTTGACTTCAACAGAGACACCTGCTTCAAATCT GGCCGCTGCTGGATTAGCCCCACTGAGGAGCCTAGCTGCCCTACCGGCGGAAAGTGGAACGGAAAGACTTGCATTGTTCAGCCTGTTCCTCAGTGCCGTGCTGGACAGTACACCAACGGACGATGCATCATCACTGAGAGCCCTCGTTGCCGCCCTGGTGCCGTTTTCAACGGAGAGAACTGTGTTCTCGAGGACCGTGCGGCTTGCCCTCCCGGAAGTGTTCTCAGCGGCAAGAAGTATGGCTCTAGCACTCCTCCCGTCTGTGAGCCTGGCCACACTCTGACCGGTAATTAA
- a CDS encoding hypothetical protein (EggNog:ENOG41) — protein MQFDDTNCFSKERPICDPRKSFDGGTCVDHSDPQCRPGLVFDGTSCVSKEPLRCEPGTSWNGSKCCDPGMKYNSETETCDSSFKPRCPTGTELRDDVCVSVTPPPCPSGTARKGGKCVSVEPPRCPRGLSPSGGLCISTKVPECGEGTIFDGKRCVIGKTDECYTLHTCPPVGAPGLPAVGGR, from the exons ATGCAATTTGATGATACCAACTGTTTCTCAAAGGAGCGACCTATCTGTGACCCTAGAAAGTCCTTCGATGGCGGTACTTGTGTCGATCACTCTGATCCTCAATGCCGACCTGGTCTTGTTTTCGACGGCACCAGCTGTGTATCTAAGGAGCCTCTCCGCTGTGAACCTGGTACCAGCTGGAACGGAAGCAAGT GCTGTGATCCCGGCATGAAGTACAActctgagactgagacttgCGACTCGTCTTTCAAGCCCCGTTGCCCTACTGGAACGGAGCTCAGAGATGATGTCTGTGTCTCAGTTACTCCTCCTCCGTGCCCGAGTGGCACCGCCAGAAAGGGTGGCAAGTGTGTCTCTGTCGAGCCTCCCCGTTGCCCTCGAGGTCTCAGTCCCAGCGGTGGTCTCTGCATCTCCACCAAGGTGCCTGAATGTGGCGAGGGCACTATCTTCGACGGCAAGCGATGTGTTATTGGCAAGACCGACGAGTGTTATACTCTTCACACTTGCCCTCCTGTTGGCGCTCCTGGCCTCCCTGCTGTGGGCGGTCGATAA
- the PRB1_2 gene encoding proteinase B (EggNog:ENOG41~MEROPS:MER0000328), whose protein sequence is MTSFRRLALALGALLPAVLAAPADILSKREAVPDKYIITLKPDASDSSVAAHLNWVSDVHRRSLNKRDTSGVEKTFNISSWSAYSGEFDKSTIAEIKKSPEVAFVEPDYTMYLSYEESEPELTDRALTTQSGAPWGLGTISHRTSGSTSYIYDTTAGQGSYAYVVDSGVQVSHTNFGGRASLGYNAVGGAHEDTLGHGTHVAGTIASSTYGVAKQANIISVKVFAGSSGSTSTILAGFNWAVNDITSKSRAGRSVINLSLGGPASQTWTSAINAAYNSGVLSVVAAGNGDQFGRPLPVSSQSPANAPNALTVAAIDSSWRPASFTNYGAGVDVFGPGVNILSTWIGSNSATNTISGTSMACPHVAGLALYLQVLEGLSTPASVTNRIKSLATTGRITGTLSGSPNSVAYNGNGA, encoded by the exons ATGACTAGCTTCCGCCGCCTTGCTCTGGCTCTTGGAGCTCTGCTCCCCGCAGTCCTCGCTGCTCCTGCCGATATCCTCTCCAAGCGAGAGGCTGTCCCCGACAAGTACATCATCACCCTCAAGCCTGATGCCTCTGACTCCTCAGTTGCGGCTCACTTGAACTGGGTCAGCGATGTCCACCGCCGCAGCCTCAACAAACGTGATACttctggtgttgagaagactTTCAACATCAGCAGCTGGAGCGCTTACTCTGGCGAGTTCGACAAGTCCACCAttgctgagatcaagaagagcccTGAG GTTGCCTTCGTTGAGCCTGACTACACTATGTACCTCAGCTACGAGGAGTCTGAGCCCGAGCTTACTGACCGTGCTCTGACTACCCAGTCTGGTGCCCCATGGGGTCTCGGTACGATCTCTCACCGAACCTCCGGCTCTACCAGCTACATCTACGACACCACTGCCGGCCAAGGCTCTTACGCCTACGTCGTTGACAGCGGTGTCCAGGTCAGCCACACCAACTTCGGTGGCCGTGCTTCTCTTGGTTACAACGCTGTTGGTGGTGCTCACGAGGATACCCTCGGTCACGGTACTCACGTTGCCGGTACCATCGCTAGTTCTACCTACGGTGTCGCCAAGCAG gccaacatcatctccGTCAAGGTCTTCGCTGGCAGTTCGGGATCTACCTCCACTATTCTTGCTGGCTTCAACTGGGCTGTCAACGACATCACCTCTAAGAGCCGTGCTGGGCGCTCTGTGATCAACCTGTCTCTCGGCGGTCCCGCTTCTCAGACCTGGACCTCTGCCATCAACGCTGCCTACAACTCTGGTGTCCtctctgttgttgctgccgGTAACGGTGACCAGTTCGGCCGACCTCTTCCCGTCTCTAGCCAGTCTCCTGCCAACGCCCCCAACGCTCTGACCGTTGCCGCCATCGACTCTAGCTGGCGCCCTGCTTCCTTCACTAACTACGGTGCTGGCGTCGACGTCTTCGGCCCTGGTGTCAACATCCTCTCCACCTGGATCGGCTCCAACTCTGCtaccaacaccatcagcgGTACCTCCATGGCCTGCCCCCATGTTGCCGGTCTTGCTCTGTACCTCCAGGTTCTTGAGGGTCTCTCCACCCCTGCCTCCGTTACCAACCGTATTAAGTCTCTTGCCACTACTGGCAGAATCACTGGTACTCTCAGCGGCTCTCCTAACAGCGTTGCCTACAACGGTAACGGTGCGTAA
- a CDS encoding hypothetical protein (EggNog:ENOG41) encodes MFLLSINAADLAFIVLLALIAFLVFRPLLHYLLDPLDLRKYPAPSFLAATTQWWILKETWLQRRSRSIHDQHERLGDVIRIAPSLIIFNIPEAVPDIYGHAAARKLVKDTFYDKIAGKERDIVNVIDHGDHSQRRKYLSNSFALKTVTDLEPVIRQNFQRMLDYLDEIATQDTASQALDIRRWQRFNYFTLDVIGDMAFGLPMGFLAGRCDTTRVESPGRHEYHIPSTLDALHRGTRLSTTLAQLSSIRWVKIIKQLFSSTNWLKQSTGAQGIEDFDNLCINQLIGRLDNGSPNRPQQDFMSKILEDREGKPRELSFGRLLSESIVFMNAGSETTAAALSSTLYFLLSNLKCFEKLRTEIDARLGQNHDGIVSYDSAKDLPYLRACIDESLRLRPPIAYALQRLVVCPQGAIIAGHHIKQGTTVAVSPWTIHRNRKLYKDPDEFDPERWFDPEQLSNLRRYSIVFSQGPRQCLGRHIAIVELQILISTLVQRYDMYLADQEMDFVIFDRFNSNPGPLPVKVERRVFVD; translated from the exons ATGTTCTTGTTATCAATAAATGCTGCAGATTTGGCGTTCATTGTCCTTCTCGCTTTAATAGCGTTCCTTGTCTTCagacctcttcttcactaTCTTCTTGATCCTCTCGACTTGAGAAAATATCCAGCACCCAGCTTCCTTGCAGCAACAACTCAGTGGTGGATTCTCAAGGAGACATGGCTCCAACGACGCTCCAGAAGCATCCATGATCAGCATGAAAGACTTGGTGATGTCATCCGAATTGCGCCtagtctcatcatcttcaacatcccgGAAGCCGTGCCTGACATATACGGCCATGCTGCAGCTCGAAAGCTTGTTAAGGACACATTTTATGACAAAATTGCTGGTAAAGAGCGCGACATTGTCAATGTCATTGATCATGGCGATCATTCTCAGCGAAGAAAATACCTTTCCAACTCATTTGCGCTCAAAACAGTTACGGACCTGGAACCTGTCATCAGACAAAACTTCCAGAGGATGCTTGACTACTTGGATGAAATTGCAACCCAGGACACGGCGAGTCAGGCATTGGACATTCGACGATG GCAAAGGTTCAACTACTTCACTTTGGATGTCATCGGCGACATGGCTTTTGGCCTCCCTATGGGCTTTCTAGCAGGCAGATGTGATACCACAAGAGTTGAATCTCCTGGGAGGCATGAATACCATATCCCCAGTACTCTTGACGCACTACATCGAGGGACAAGATTGTCCACGACTTTAGCTCAGCTATCCAGCATTCGATGggtcaagatcatcaagcaaCTTTTCAGTTCCACAAATTGGCTGAAACAATCAACTGGAGCTCAGGGTATCGAAGACTTTGATAATCTCTGCATCAACCAGCTAATTGGG AGATTGGACAACGGCTCACCAAATCGCCCTCAACAAGACTTCATGAGCAAGATTCTGGAGGACCGTGAGGGCAAACCCCGAGAGCTATCATTTGGGAGACTTTTATCTGAATCTATCGTTTTCATGAATGCCGGTAGCGAAACTACTGCTGCCGCTCTTTCGAGTACCCTGTACTTCTTGCTCTCAAATCTAAAATGCTTTGAGAAGCTACGAACCGAGATCGACGCCAGACTAGGCCAGAATCACGATGGAATCGTCTCATACGATTCTGCTAAAGACCTTCCGTATTTGAGAGCGTGTATTGACGAGTCATTGAGACTTCGACCGCCAATTGCCTATGCTCTACAACGTCTCGTGGTCTGTCCCCAAGGCGCAATCATAGCGGGCCATCACATCAAACAAGGGACGACTGTTGCAGTTTCACCATGGACTATCCACCGAAACAGGAAACTGTATAAGGACCCCGATGAGTTCGATCCGGAGCGATGGTTTGACCCAGAGCAATTGTCCAATCTCAGAAGGTACTCCATCGTGTTCAGTCAGGGACCGCGTCAATGCCTTGGCAGGCACATTGCGATTGTTGAACTGCAGATATTGATTTCCACCTTGGTGCAGAGATACGACATGTACTTGGCGGACCAAGAGATGGACTTCGTCATCTTTGATCGATTCAACTCGAACCCTGGACCCCTTCCTGTCAAGGTGGAGCGGCGGGTATTTGTGGACTAG
- a CDS encoding hypothetical protein (EggNog:ENOG41), protein MSSEQLSTGSLFSLNGLVAVVTGGGSGIGLMFVKALLQNGAAKVYIAGRRKEKLDEVTSSLGDKVVGVQCDVTSKSDLQNMVSQIEKDTGYVNLLVCNSGIGGPQVKPLTPETTLEEWAKSNFDTDFGDYVNTFAINTASVWFTSMAFLPLLKKGNEKGNVEQTSQVIVTSSIAAFNKKAPGGWAYGQSKAGAVLAARQLAVALPQWNIRANCIAPGLFPSEMSEPIVKMYTDESGQPGAVPTSMAPLRRMGDEKDMSGTFLYLASRAGGYCNGTVIVVDGGRLSNFPTTN, encoded by the exons ATGTCTTCAGAACAACTCAGCACCGGTTcactcttcagcctcaatggccttgtcGCGGTCGTGACAGGCGGAGGCTCAG GCATCGGCCTCATGTTCGTCAAGGCATTACTCCAAAATGGTGCCGCAAAGGTCTACATCGCTGGTAGAAGGAAGGAAAAGCTGGATGAAGTCACCAGCTCATTGGGCGACAAGGTCGTTGGGGTCCAGTGCGACGTCACCTCCAAGTCAGATCTGCAGAACATGGTTTCTCAGATTGAGAAGGACACTGGGTACGTCAACCTATTGGTGTGCAACTCCGGTATTGGAGGACCTCAAGTCAAGCCACTCACTCCTGAAACGACTCTGGAAGAATGGGCCAAGTCCAACTTTGACACTGATTTCGGCGACTATGTCAATACGTTCGCCATCAATACCGCTTCTGTCTGGTTCACGAGCATGGCTTTCCTCCCACTTCTGAAGAAGGGCAACGAGAAGGGTAATGTCGAGCAGACTTCGCAAGTCATTGTTACCAGCTCCATCGCCGCATTCAACAAGAAAGCTCCTGGCGGTTGGGCATACGGACAGTCCAAGGCTGGAGCTGTTCTGGCAGCCAGGCAGCTTGCCGTTGCCCTTCCTCAGTGGAACATCAGAGCCAATTGTATTGCTCCTGGAT TATTCCCAAGCGAAATGTCAGAGCCGATCGTCAAGATGTATACCGATGAGTCAGGACAGCCTGGTGCCGTGCCGACATCAATGGCGCCACTTCGAAGAATGGGAGACGAGAAGGATATGTCGGGAACTTTCCTATATCTTGCATCTCGGGCGGGTGGATATTGTAACGGCACAGTTATAGTCGTCGATGGCGGTCGCTTGAGTAACTTTCCGACCACCAATTAG